Proteins from a genomic interval of Kitasatospora kifunensis:
- the ahcY gene encoding adenosylhomocysteinase, whose amino-acid sequence MSSNTTGDFKVADLSLAPFGRKEIQLAEHEMPGLMSIREEFAASQPLAGARITGSLHMTVQTAVLIETLTALGAEVRWCSCNIFSTQDHAAAAIAVGPEGTVEAPAGVPVFAWKGETLEEYWWCTEQALTWPNGQTPNMILDDGGDATLLIHKGVEFEKAGAAPDPATADNDEFRIILELLNRTLAESPRKWTEVAATIKGVTEETTTGVHRLYEMHREGQLLFPAINVNDSVTKSKFDNKYGCRHSLIDGINRATDVLIGGKVAVVCGYGDVGKGCAESLRGQGARVIVTEIDPICALQAAMDGYQVTTLDEVISIGDIFITTTGNKDIILASDMVRMKHQAIVGNIGHFDNELDMAGLAKLPGIVKTEVKPQVHEWRFADGHTIIVLSEGRLLNLGNATGHPSFVMSNSFANQTIAQIELFTKTEQYPIGVYVLPKHLDEKVARLHLDALGVKLTVLSQEQADYIGVPVEGPYKAEQYRY is encoded by the coding sequence TTCAAGGTCGCCGACCTCTCCCTGGCCCCGTTCGGGCGCAAGGAGATCCAGCTGGCCGAGCATGAGATGCCCGGTCTGATGTCGATCCGTGAGGAGTTCGCGGCTTCGCAGCCGCTGGCCGGTGCGCGGATCACCGGTTCGCTGCACATGACGGTGCAGACCGCGGTGCTGATCGAGACGCTCACGGCGCTGGGTGCCGAGGTGCGCTGGTGCTCGTGCAACATCTTCTCGACCCAGGACCACGCGGCCGCCGCCATCGCGGTCGGCCCCGAGGGCACGGTGGAGGCCCCGGCCGGTGTTCCGGTGTTCGCCTGGAAGGGCGAGACGCTGGAGGAGTACTGGTGGTGCACCGAGCAGGCGCTGACCTGGCCGAACGGCCAGACGCCGAACATGATCCTGGACGACGGCGGTGACGCCACCCTGCTGATCCACAAGGGTGTGGAGTTCGAGAAGGCCGGCGCGGCGCCGGACCCGGCCACCGCCGACAACGACGAGTTCCGGATCATCCTGGAGCTGCTCAACCGCACCCTGGCCGAGTCCCCCCGTAAGTGGACCGAGGTCGCGGCCACGATCAAGGGTGTGACGGAGGAGACGACCACGGGTGTGCACCGCCTGTACGAGATGCACCGCGAGGGGCAGCTGCTCTTCCCGGCGATCAACGTCAACGACTCGGTGACGAAGTCGAAGTTCGACAACAAGTACGGTTGCCGGCACTCGCTGATCGATGGGATCAACCGGGCCACCGATGTGCTGATCGGTGGCAAGGTCGCGGTCGTGTGCGGTTACGGCGATGTGGGCAAGGGCTGCGCGGAGTCGCTGCGCGGCCAGGGCGCGCGGGTGATCGTCACGGAGATCGACCCGATCTGCGCGTTGCAGGCGGCGATGGACGGCTACCAGGTCACCACGTTGGACGAGGTGATCTCGATCGGTGACATCTTCATCACCACCACGGGCAACAAGGACATCATCCTGGCCTCGGACATGGTGAGGATGAAGCACCAGGCGATCGTGGGCAACATCGGGCACTTCGACAACGAGCTCGACATGGCGGGTCTGGCGAAGCTGCCGGGGATCGTGAAGACCGAGGTGAAGCCGCAGGTCCACGAGTGGCGTTTCGCGGACGGGCACACGATCATCGTGCTGTCCGAGGGCCGCTTGCTGAACCTGGGCAACGCGACGGGGCACCCGTCGTTCGTGATGTCGAACTCGTTCGCGAACCAGACGATCGCGCAGATCGAGCTGTTCACCAAGACCGAGCAGTACCCGATCGGTGTGTACGTGCTGCCCAAGCACCTGGACGAGAAGGTGGCCCGCCTCCACCTGGACGCGCTGGGCGTCAAGCTCACCGTGCTCTCCCAGGAGCAGGCCGACTACATCGGCGTCCCGGTCGAGGGCCCGTACAAGGCCGAGCAGTACCGCTACTGA
- a CDS encoding RDD family protein, with amino-acid sequence MSDLVTGEAVVLGLRTAKLPSRALAVLLDLLVEFTAFFLTTLLLMTSLSDLDGAAAAALVICLLVFFLVALPVLVETLSRGRSLGKAALGLRVVRTDGGPASFRHALVRALVGVFEIIMLTGVPAVISSLVSADGRRLGDVFAGTLVVRERVPAGRTEGMTTAPPPQVMHALGSELVRLDLSAVPEGLWLAIRQLLGRADQLDGEVAFGMAQRLAGDLAQRIGWAVPAGLHPAMYLGAVLTERQRRDWLRATSGATAPVYSGSPVYGGPQQPGLARAVAAPLTPPVPPTPAAPTAPAPAPAVPASPAPPASNSGGFALPG; translated from the coding sequence ATGAGTGACCTGGTGACGGGTGAGGCCGTGGTCCTCGGACTGCGGACGGCGAAGCTACCGAGCCGGGCCCTGGCCGTACTGCTGGACCTGCTGGTGGAGTTCACCGCGTTCTTCCTGACCACGCTGCTGCTGATGACCTCGCTCTCGGATCTGGACGGGGCGGCCGCGGCGGCGCTGGTGATCTGCCTGCTCGTCTTCTTCCTGGTCGCCCTGCCGGTGCTGGTGGAGACGCTTTCGCGTGGCCGGTCGCTGGGGAAGGCGGCGCTGGGGCTGCGGGTGGTGCGGACCGACGGCGGACCGGCGAGCTTCAGGCACGCACTGGTGCGGGCGCTGGTCGGTGTCTTCGAGATCATCATGCTCACCGGGGTGCCCGCCGTGATCAGTTCGCTGGTCTCGGCCGACGGGCGGCGGCTCGGCGACGTCTTCGCGGGCACCCTGGTGGTGCGCGAGCGGGTGCCGGCAGGCCGCACGGAGGGCATGACGACCGCGCCGCCGCCGCAGGTGATGCACGCGCTCGGGTCGGAGCTGGTGCGGCTGGACCTGTCGGCCGTACCCGAGGGACTGTGGCTGGCGATCCGCCAACTCCTCGGGCGAGCAGATCAGTTGGACGGCGAGGTCGCCTTCGGGATGGCTCAGCGGCTGGCCGGCGACCTGGCCCAGCGGATCGGCTGGGCGGTCCCGGCGGGGCTGCACCCGGCGATGTACCTCGGCGCGGTGCTGACCGAGCGGCAGCGGCGCGACTGGCTGCGGGCCACCAGCGGGGCAACGGCACCTGTGTACAGCGGGTCGCCGGTGTACGGCGGCCCGCAACAGCCCGGCCTCGCCCGAGCTGTTGCCGCGCCGCTCACGCCTCCCGTGCCACCGACGCCGGCCGCCCCCACCGCGCCTGCGCCCGCGCCCGCGGTCCCCGCATCGCCCGCTCCCCCCGCCTCGAACAGCGGCGGCTTCGCGCTGCCCGGGTAG
- a CDS encoding stage II sporulation protein M produces MDLDVFVAAHQAQWARLETLSKRRRLSGEEADELVALYQRVTGQLARVQATAPDPALVGRLTTLVARARNAVTGSRVTGWREVGRYFAVGFPAALYRSRRWWLSIAVVSLLAAALIAWWIASHPEVRDSLATPSELREMTRPGGAYEAYYSDRPASSFAAQVWTNNAWIAAQCLVFGVFLGLPVLYVMAQNVLNLAIGIGLMASAGRLDLFLGLLLPHGLLELTAVFVAGGMGLRLGWTVIDPGPRTRAVALAEQGRATIGMAMGLTAVLFVSGLLEAFVTPSGLPTWARIGIGVTAEVLFLLYALVLGRRAATAGETGDVAAVDRADLQPVAG; encoded by the coding sequence ATGGATCTGGACGTCTTCGTAGCCGCCCACCAAGCACAGTGGGCGCGTCTGGAGACCCTCAGCAAGCGGCGTCGACTCAGCGGCGAGGAGGCGGACGAACTGGTCGCCCTCTACCAGCGGGTCACCGGCCAGTTGGCCCGGGTGCAGGCCACCGCGCCCGACCCGGCCCTGGTCGGCCGCCTGACCACGCTGGTCGCCCGGGCTCGCAACGCGGTCACCGGCAGCCGGGTCACCGGCTGGCGCGAGGTCGGCCGCTACTTCGCGGTGGGTTTCCCCGCCGCGCTCTACCGGTCCCGCCGCTGGTGGCTCTCCATCGCCGTGGTCTCACTGCTGGCTGCCGCCCTGATCGCCTGGTGGATAGCGAGCCACCCCGAGGTCAGGGACAGTCTCGCCACACCGAGTGAGCTGCGCGAGATGACCCGCCCCGGGGGTGCTTACGAGGCCTACTACTCGGACCGCCCGGCCAGCTCCTTCGCTGCCCAGGTCTGGACGAACAACGCCTGGATCGCCGCCCAGTGCCTGGTCTTCGGCGTCTTCCTGGGCCTGCCGGTGCTCTACGTGATGGCCCAGAACGTCCTCAACCTCGCGATCGGCATCGGCCTGATGGCGTCCGCCGGGCGCCTCGACCTCTTCCTCGGCCTGCTGCTGCCGCACGGCCTGCTCGAACTCACCGCGGTCTTCGTCGCGGGCGGGATGGGCCTACGCCTGGGTTGGACGGTGATCGACCCCGGCCCGCGCACGCGCGCCGTCGCCCTGGCCGAACAGGGCCGTGCCACCATCGGCATGGCCATGGGCCTGACCGCGGTGCTCTTCGTCAGCGGCCTCCTCGAAGCCTTCGTCACCCCTTCCGGCCTGCCCACTTGGGCCCGGATCGGTATCGGGGTCACGGCCGAGGTGCTCTTCCTGCTCTACGCACTGGTCCTGGGCCGCCGGGCCGCCACTGCCGGTGAGACCGGCGATGTCGCCGCCGTAGACCGTGCGGACCTTCAGCCGGTGGCGGGCTGA
- a CDS encoding transposase: MARPGPKAHPEPQPRPEPFGLSTDPFAMETSHEVAAMYLAPPERVLVLRVDADTMLRPKLREELRERQGDPLPTTVQALLGSLDSTTEKVLGTLHRRRRGVEFRRFLTQLERELPESGELHLICDNYFTHKSPTVVNWLRANPRVTMHFAPSEAAWLAHVERWFAYQAAREAFHGDKSSAAALSQGITAWMLANEKAAAAQAGEAEEAAVATAHVWIKPQHD, translated from the coding sequence ATGGCACGTCCCGGCCCCAAGGCCCACCCCGAACCCCAGCCGCGTCCCGAACCGTTTGGCCTGTCCACCGATCCCTTCGCGATGGAGACCTCGCACGAGGTGGCCGCGATGTACCTGGCGCCGCCCGAGCGGGTGTTGGTGCTGCGAGTCGATGCCGACACGATGCTCCGGCCCAAGCTGCGGGAGGAGCTGCGGGAACGTCAGGGCGACCCGCTGCCGACGACCGTGCAGGCGCTGCTCGGCAGCCTCGACAGCACGACGGAGAAGGTGCTCGGCACGCTGCACCGACGTCGGCGCGGAGTGGAGTTCCGCCGCTTCCTGACGCAGCTGGAGCGGGAGTTGCCGGAGAGCGGCGAGCTGCACCTGATCTGCGACAACTACTTCACCCACAAGTCGCCCACAGTGGTGAACTGGCTGCGTGCCAACCCGAGGGTGACCATGCACTTCGCCCCGAGTGAGGCGGCCTGGTTGGCGCACGTCGAGCGGTGGTTCGCCTATCAGGCGGCCCGGGAGGCGTTCCACGGTGACAAGTCGTCCGCGGCGGCGCTGTCACAGGGGATCACCGCCTGGATGCTGGCGAACGAGAAGGCCGCCGCGGCGCAGGCGGGAGAGGCCGAGGAGGCCGCAGTCGCCACCGCGCACGTGTGGATCAAGCCGCAGCACGACTGA
- a CDS encoding DUF58 domain-containing protein: MALTGRTALLAALGSLVVGLLLPSWAGLGAVGGVLLLGVLADLLLAAPVRSLQLAREGDASVRLGEPATVALTVANPSRRPLRGRLRDAWAPSAFRPGTELTAARHTLLVPPGERRRVSTALQPTRRGDHRAHRVTIRSLGPLGLAGRQGSHQVPWTLRALPPFTSRKHLPSRLARLRELDGRTSLLTRGQGTEFDSLREYLPGDDVRSIDWRASARRNTVAVRTWRPERDRHILIVLDTGRTSAGRVGDAPRLDAALDAALLLTALATKAGDRVDLLAHDLRPRGSVLGRSATEVLPAVTHAMALLEPALVETDLRALTAAALRIAGRRSLIVLLTGLDAGPAEDGLLPLLPQLTKRHEVVVAAVADPRLAELATGRGTLAAVYGAAAAEQTQADRRATADRLTRHGATVLDAPPATLPPALADTYLALKAAGRL, encoded by the coding sequence GTGGCCCTCACCGGCCGTACCGCCCTGCTCGCCGCCCTGGGCAGCCTGGTCGTGGGACTCCTGCTGCCCTCCTGGGCGGGCCTCGGGGCGGTCGGCGGCGTCCTGCTGCTCGGTGTCCTGGCCGACCTGCTGCTCGCGGCCCCCGTCCGCAGCTTGCAGCTGGCCCGCGAGGGTGATGCCTCGGTGCGGCTCGGCGAGCCGGCCACGGTCGCCCTGACCGTCGCCAATCCCTCCCGCCGCCCACTACGGGGTCGGCTGCGCGATGCCTGGGCCCCGTCCGCCTTCCGGCCCGGCACCGAGCTGACCGCCGCCCGGCACACCCTGCTCGTGCCGCCCGGCGAGCGGCGCCGGGTCAGCACCGCACTGCAGCCCACCCGGCGCGGGGACCACCGCGCCCACCGGGTGACGATCCGCTCGCTCGGCCCACTCGGCCTGGCCGGGCGCCAGGGCTCACACCAGGTCCCCTGGACCCTGCGCGCGCTGCCCCCGTTCACCAGCCGCAAGCACCTGCCCTCACGACTGGCCCGACTGCGTGAACTGGACGGGCGCACCTCACTGTTGACCCGCGGCCAGGGCACCGAGTTCGACAGTCTGCGCGAGTACCTGCCCGGCGACGACGTGCGCTCGATCGACTGGCGGGCCAGCGCGCGGCGCAACACCGTCGCGGTCCGCACCTGGCGCCCCGAACGCGACCGGCACATCCTGATCGTCCTGGACACCGGCCGCACCTCGGCCGGCCGGGTCGGCGACGCTCCCCGCCTGGACGCCGCCCTGGATGCCGCGCTGCTGCTCACCGCGCTCGCCACCAAGGCCGGCGACCGGGTCGACCTGCTCGCCCACGACCTGCGCCCGCGCGGCTCGGTCCTCGGCCGCTCCGCCACCGAGGTACTGCCCGCGGTCACCCACGCGATGGCCCTGCTGGAACCCGCGCTGGTCGAGACGGATCTGCGGGCACTGACGGCGGCCGCGCTGCGCATCGCCGGTCGGCGCTCGTTGATCGTCCTGCTGACCGGTCTGGACGCGGGCCCAGCCGAGGACGGCCTGCTGCCACTGCTGCCCCAGCTCACCAAGCGCCATGAGGTGGTGGTGGCCGCCGTCGCCGACCCGCGCCTGGCCGAGCTGGCCACGGGTCGGGGCACGCTCGCCGCCGTCTACGGCGCGGCCGCCGCCGAGCAGACCCAGGCCGACCGGCGGGCCACCGCCGATCGCCTCACCCGGCACGGCGCCACCGTTCTCGACGCCCCGCCGGCCACCCTGCCGCCGGCTCTCGCCGACACCTACCTCGCGCTCAAGGCCGCCGGTCGGCTGTAG
- a CDS encoding AAA family ATPase, giving the protein MTDQTAPERAEAAPDPRQALGALRAEIGKAVVGQDPAVTGLVVALLCGGHVLLEGVPGVAKTLLIRTLSSALSLETKRIQFTPDLMPGDVTGSLVYDARTAEFSFQPGPVFTNLLLADEINRTPPKTQASLLEAMEEHQVTVDGEPRPLPVPFLVAATQNPLEYEGTYPLPEAQLDRFLLKLILPLPDRDQEFQVLSRHAAGFDPRDLHAAGVRPVAGPADLAAARAEVAKLTVSPEVLAYIVDLCRATRTSPSLSLGVSPRGATALLATSRAWAWLAGRDYVTPDDVKALALPTLRHRVQLRAEAEMEGVTADSVIQAVLAQTPAPR; this is encoded by the coding sequence GTGACCGACCAGACCGCCCCCGAGCGGGCCGAAGCCGCGCCCGACCCCCGGCAGGCGCTCGGCGCCCTGCGCGCCGAGATCGGCAAGGCCGTGGTCGGCCAGGACCCCGCCGTCACGGGCCTGGTGGTCGCGCTGCTCTGCGGCGGCCACGTGCTGCTCGAAGGCGTCCCCGGCGTCGCCAAGACCCTGCTGATCCGCACCCTGTCCAGCGCGCTCAGCCTGGAGACCAAGCGGATCCAGTTCACCCCCGACCTGATGCCCGGCGACGTCACCGGCTCGCTGGTCTACGACGCGCGCACCGCCGAGTTCTCCTTCCAGCCCGGGCCGGTCTTCACCAACCTGCTGCTCGCCGACGAGATCAACCGCACGCCGCCCAAGACCCAGGCCTCGCTGCTGGAGGCGATGGAGGAGCACCAGGTCACGGTGGACGGCGAGCCGCGCCCGCTGCCGGTTCCCTTCCTGGTCGCCGCGACGCAGAACCCGCTGGAGTACGAGGGCACCTACCCGCTGCCCGAGGCCCAACTGGACCGCTTCCTGCTCAAGCTGATCCTGCCGCTGCCCGACCGCGACCAGGAGTTCCAGGTGCTCAGCCGGCACGCCGCCGGCTTCGACCCGCGTGACCTGCACGCCGCCGGCGTACGCCCGGTGGCCGGCCCCGCCGACCTGGCCGCCGCCCGCGCCGAGGTCGCGAAGCTCACCGTCTCGCCCGAGGTCCTCGCCTACATCGTCGACCTGTGCCGGGCCACCCGAACCTCGCCCTCGCTCTCCCTCGGTGTCTCGCCGCGCGGCGCCACCGCGCTGCTGGCCACCTCCCGGGCCTGGGCCTGGCTGGCCGGCCGCGACTACGTCACCCCCGACGACGTGAAGGCGCTGGCCCTGCCCACCCTGCGACACCGCGTCCAGCTGCGTGCCGAGGCCGAGATGGAGGGCGTCACCGCCGACTCGGTGATCCAGGCCGTGCTCGCCCAGACGCCCGCGCCCCGCTGA